A window of Syngnathoides biaculeatus isolate LvHL_M chromosome 9, ASM1980259v1, whole genome shotgun sequence contains these coding sequences:
- the pecam1b gene encoding platelet endothelial cell adhesion molecule isoform X7, giving the protein MDQFLFLLACVLVSNYLHPWRGADAESMFTIRNIRISLEPGSDVMRGTNVTVRCQALVSSSGTAPLSREYTIYKDRITVYTKTTSSSGDLMYRLPDARVSNTGKYKCKIAIQGRELNSEAKKLTVTGLSAPLLHLNNAVVSEGEELTARCSAPGETGPIIFYFYDGAKEILEDSVNSNLSEVKLHFKSVGIHKMYCFYTVMLTSFVVKSNSSNAVTVTVKELSITPVLDIFPFKNIYEGDKLDIMCTVRDVVPGVHGNVRLYLSRGTQLLSRGDTNVNHSMIALAKDSEEFECRMEMENVVKVDTKRISVTELFSVPTLTMSPREVFQREYMTLSCKSESLASERLRREELTYTLEPPESPLIPKSTGVFFGKALLYDFNYTCVAQAKGIRKYSKPLTVHPKVMVSTPKISVVGKAVLGRPFKVLCESDRGSLPINYTLLKEYEQLSTASIKMPSEQALFTVTINQAGEINKFMCEAKNSQKEAPLSKRLDAPVVVPLSHPTLTVIPVLPEIAEGDHLFLICGVKGTPPITFKWYHDGTSSPIFTTTSDKNSTDYQIQALAKHDSGTYYCEAINPAKNVVRSAPVIIEVRLALWKKAVIGGFCLLVVLVLVVVFVLCFRSKRGKREAPAELSVRISI; this is encoded by the exons TGTTCACGATACGAAACATCAGGATATCTCTTGAGCCCGGGTCCGATGTGATGAGGGGCACCAACGTGACTGTGAGGTGTCAGGCGCTGGTCAGCAGCTCAGGCACGGCGCCGCTAAGTCGCGAATACACAATCTACAAGGACCGCATCACAGTGTACACAAAGACCACCAGCAGCTCGGGGGACCTCATGTACCGCCTCCCTGACGCCAGAGTGTCCAACACGGGCAAATACAAGTGTAAGATCGCCATTCAAGGCCGGGAGCTGAACAGCGAGGCCAAAAAACTCACAGTCACAG GTCTATCTGCACCTCTCCTTCATTTGAACAACGCTGTTGTCAGTGAGGGAGAGGAGCTGACAGCCAGGTGCTCGGCGCCCGGAGAGACGGGTCCGATCATTTTCTACTTCTACGACGGCGCCAAGGAGATCCTGGAGGACAGCGTCAACTCCAACCTGTCCGAAGTCAAGCTTCACTTCAAAAGTGTGGGCATACACAAGATGTACTGTTTCTACACCGTCATGTTGACCTCCTTCGTCGTCAAGTCTAACAGCAGCAACGCTGTCACCGTTACGGTCAAGg AGCTTTCCATCACGCCAGTTTTGGATATTTTCCCATTCAAGAATATCTACGAAGGGGACAAACTTGACATTATGTGCACCGTCAGAGACGTCGTACCCGGCGTGCATGGGAATGTTCGCCTCTACCTGAGCCGCGGGACCCAACTTCTCAGCAGGGGGGACACCAATGTCAACCACAGCATGATCGCTTTGGCCAAGGACTCTGAGGAGTTCGAGTGCAGAATGGAGATggaaaatgtggtgaaagtcGACACGAAAAGGATTTCGGTGACTG AGCTCTTTTCAGTGCCCACACTTACCATGTCTCCAAGAGAAGTCTTTCAAAGGGAATACATGACTCTGAGCTGCAAAAGTGAGAGCTTGGCTTCGGAGAGGCTCCGCAGGGAAGAATTGACTTACACTTTGGAGCCCCCAGAGAGCCCCCTGATCCCAAAGAGCACCGGAGTATTTTTTGGAAAAGCTCTGCTCTACGATTTCAACTACACCTGCGTCGCTCAGGCCAAGGGCATCCGGAAATATAGCAAACCTTTGACGGTCCATCCCAAAG TCATGGTGTCAACACCGAAGATCTCGGTGGTTGGTAAGGCGGTGCTGGGACGCCCCTTTAAGGTCCTGTGTGAGTCGGACAGAGGCAGCCTGCCCATCAACTACACTTTGCTGAAGGAGTACGAGCAGCTGAGCACGGCCAGTATCAAAATGCCTTCGGAACAGGCTCTGTTCACCGTCACAATCAACCAGGCTGGGGAAATAAACAAGTTCATGTGTGAGGCCAAGAACAGTCAGAAGGAAGCGCCGCTCAGCAAAAGATTGGATGCTCCTGTTGTTG TGCCGCTGTCTCATCCGACCCTCACAGTTATCCCCGTCTTGCCGGAAATTGCAGAGGGAGATCATCTTTTCCTCATCTGCGGGGTGAAAGGCACCCCACCAATCACCTTTAAGTGGTATCATGACGGCACCAGCAGCCCGATCTTCACCACCACCTCAGACAAGAACAGTACAGACTACCAGATTCAAGCTCTGGCCAAACATGACAGCGGCACCTACTACTGCGAGGCCATCAATCCCGCCAAGAATGTAGTCCGTAGCGCACCGGTCATCATCGAGG TGCGCCTGGCCCTGTGGAAAAAAGCGGTGATCGGGGGCTTCTGCCTGCTGGTGGTGttggtgctggtggtggtgtTTGTGCTGTGCTTCAGGTCCAAGAGAG GTAAAAGGGAAGCACCTGCTGAATTGTCAGT acgcaTATCCATATGA
- the pecam1b gene encoding platelet endothelial cell adhesion molecule isoform X5, which yields MDQFLFLLACVLVSNYLHPWRGADAESMFTIRNIRISLEPGSDVMRGTNVTVRCQALVSSSGTAPLSREYTIYKDRITVYTKTTSSSGDLMYRLPDARVSNTGKYKCKIAIQGRELNSEAKKLTVTGLSAPLLHLNNAVVSEGEELTARCSAPGETGPIIFYFYDGAKEILEDSVNSNLSEVKLHFKSVGIHKMYCFYTVMLTSFVVKSNSSNAVTVTVKELSITPVLDIFPFKNIYEGDKLDIMCTVRDVVPGVHGNVRLYLSRGTQLLSRGDTNVNHSMIALAKDSEEFECRMEMENVVKVDTKRISVTELFSVPTLTMSPREVFQREYMTLSCKSESLASERLRREELTYTLEPPESPLIPKSTGVFFGKALLYDFNYTCVAQAKGIRKYSKPLTVHPKVMVSTPKISVVGKAVLGRPFKVLCESDRGSLPINYTLLKEYEQLSTASIKMPSEQALFTVTINQAGEINKFMCEAKNSQKEAPLSKRLDAPVVVPLSHPTLTVIPVLPEIAEGDHLFLICGVKGTPPITFKWYHDGTSSPIFTTTSDKNSTDYQIQALAKHDSGTYYCEAINPAKNVVRSAPVIIEVRLALWKKAVIGGFCLLVVLVLVVVFVLCFRSKRGKREAPAELSVLRALNQMTL from the exons TGTTCACGATACGAAACATCAGGATATCTCTTGAGCCCGGGTCCGATGTGATGAGGGGCACCAACGTGACTGTGAGGTGTCAGGCGCTGGTCAGCAGCTCAGGCACGGCGCCGCTAAGTCGCGAATACACAATCTACAAGGACCGCATCACAGTGTACACAAAGACCACCAGCAGCTCGGGGGACCTCATGTACCGCCTCCCTGACGCCAGAGTGTCCAACACGGGCAAATACAAGTGTAAGATCGCCATTCAAGGCCGGGAGCTGAACAGCGAGGCCAAAAAACTCACAGTCACAG GTCTATCTGCACCTCTCCTTCATTTGAACAACGCTGTTGTCAGTGAGGGAGAGGAGCTGACAGCCAGGTGCTCGGCGCCCGGAGAGACGGGTCCGATCATTTTCTACTTCTACGACGGCGCCAAGGAGATCCTGGAGGACAGCGTCAACTCCAACCTGTCCGAAGTCAAGCTTCACTTCAAAAGTGTGGGCATACACAAGATGTACTGTTTCTACACCGTCATGTTGACCTCCTTCGTCGTCAAGTCTAACAGCAGCAACGCTGTCACCGTTACGGTCAAGg AGCTTTCCATCACGCCAGTTTTGGATATTTTCCCATTCAAGAATATCTACGAAGGGGACAAACTTGACATTATGTGCACCGTCAGAGACGTCGTACCCGGCGTGCATGGGAATGTTCGCCTCTACCTGAGCCGCGGGACCCAACTTCTCAGCAGGGGGGACACCAATGTCAACCACAGCATGATCGCTTTGGCCAAGGACTCTGAGGAGTTCGAGTGCAGAATGGAGATggaaaatgtggtgaaagtcGACACGAAAAGGATTTCGGTGACTG AGCTCTTTTCAGTGCCCACACTTACCATGTCTCCAAGAGAAGTCTTTCAAAGGGAATACATGACTCTGAGCTGCAAAAGTGAGAGCTTGGCTTCGGAGAGGCTCCGCAGGGAAGAATTGACTTACACTTTGGAGCCCCCAGAGAGCCCCCTGATCCCAAAGAGCACCGGAGTATTTTTTGGAAAAGCTCTGCTCTACGATTTCAACTACACCTGCGTCGCTCAGGCCAAGGGCATCCGGAAATATAGCAAACCTTTGACGGTCCATCCCAAAG TCATGGTGTCAACACCGAAGATCTCGGTGGTTGGTAAGGCGGTGCTGGGACGCCCCTTTAAGGTCCTGTGTGAGTCGGACAGAGGCAGCCTGCCCATCAACTACACTTTGCTGAAGGAGTACGAGCAGCTGAGCACGGCCAGTATCAAAATGCCTTCGGAACAGGCTCTGTTCACCGTCACAATCAACCAGGCTGGGGAAATAAACAAGTTCATGTGTGAGGCCAAGAACAGTCAGAAGGAAGCGCCGCTCAGCAAAAGATTGGATGCTCCTGTTGTTG TGCCGCTGTCTCATCCGACCCTCACAGTTATCCCCGTCTTGCCGGAAATTGCAGAGGGAGATCATCTTTTCCTCATCTGCGGGGTGAAAGGCACCCCACCAATCACCTTTAAGTGGTATCATGACGGCACCAGCAGCCCGATCTTCACCACCACCTCAGACAAGAACAGTACAGACTACCAGATTCAAGCTCTGGCCAAACATGACAGCGGCACCTACTACTGCGAGGCCATCAATCCCGCCAAGAATGTAGTCCGTAGCGCACCGGTCATCATCGAGG TGCGCCTGGCCCTGTGGAAAAAAGCGGTGATCGGGGGCTTCTGCCTGCTGGTGGTGttggtgctggtggtggtgtTTGTGCTGTGCTTCAGGTCCAAGAGAG GTAAAAGGGAAGCACCTGCTGAATTGTCAGT CCTTCGAGCCCTAAATCAGATGACTCTTTAA